The genome window TGAGGATGGTCAGAACAGTTCGGACAACCAGCCTCTACATAGTCCGGCTAGCGTTGCGACTGGTTCTGCGGTCCTGCCGGATTCATCGGGCCGTATCGCCATCATCTCGAGCAACGCTGAACAGGCTAGTGATCGTTCGCTGCAGTGTAGAGCTGCACGACATTTAGCTGAGCGCGTCCGAGCAGCTGGTCGTCGCGTCACTGTCATCACTGATTCACCCGGCGAATGGGTATCAACAAAATTCACGATCGTCGTTCCTCCTGATGGTGAAGCAACGTCCGATAGCCAGGGCGGGGAATGCGATCGCAATTCGATTTTCGACGCCGCGCCGCGTCAATCGTCGGCACTAAAGAATGCTTTTCATCCCCAACGCGACGCTGACCTGGAGATTTGGGACTGCAGCGACGCCTCGATCACGTGGGCAATCACTCACGGTTTGGCGGAGACGATTATCGATATTGTCCGACGGCCCGATTCGCAGCGGTGGCGGGAGGCTCACACCGTCATGGACGCGTCCGACCTCCTGCGGCTAATCGAGCGACCGGATACCCCGAGTCTGCTCCGCACGGGCAGCTAACTCATCGTCAGCAGGGTAATCGACGCCCGTTAGCGTCAGTCCGTTCGCCGGAGCGACAGGAACCATAGGGTGCCGCGAATCATGGGCCAGCATGTCCTCCATAAACCCATCCGGCCGCTTCCCCTCCCCCACAGCTAGAGACGCGCCGACGATGGAGCGCACCATGTTCCAGCAAAACGCGTCGGCCGTCACGCGTGCCTCATAAACGTCCGGCTCGACTGCCGTGGACACCTCATGCCATGAGAAATGCTGCAGGTCACGGATGGTTGTGGCATGGGGACGTGCGCGACAGAACGCAGCGAAATCATGGAGGCCGACGAGTACCTCGGCCGCGTTGTTCATCGAATCGAGGTTCACCGGCCGGTCCCACACGGCGGTGTCGCGAGCTCGCGTCGGCAAGGCCCCGGCGCGATTCGTCGTCACGCGATACACGTAATGGCGACGGAGCGCGGAAAAACGGGCGTCGAAACCGTCGGGCGCAAAGGAACACCCGCGAATCCGGACGTCGGGGCGCAGCAATCGAGCGAAGCGTGACACCAATGTTGACGGATCGTTGTGAATGCTCCGTGTGTTCAGGATGCCGCGCGGAATATCAACATGTGCCACCTGGCCCGAGGCGTGGACCCCCGCATCCGTCCGACCAGCGACAACGAGCTGGACCGGCTGGCGCACCACCGTCTGGAAAGCCTGCTCAATGTCCCCCTGAACCGAGCGAACATCGTTTTGACGGGCCCACCCATGAAAGTCGGTGCCGTCATAGGCGATGTCGAGGCGAAGACGAACCAGGTCGTTCGTGGCGTGGGTATGCTCCGGTTCCGGTTGTGCGGTGGCATTGTCATTCGGAATCACGCTGACACTGTATCTGTTAGAGGCTGCAATCTGTTAGATGCTTCATAAAGCAGCACTGATGGGACTCGACGATGAATCTTGGTGCCCGAACTCATATTCTCTATTCCTTCACATCTGCTGACCCAGTGAGTAATGATAAAACTATGAATTTCCCCTCGTTGCTCCCCGAATCACAGCCCCCTGCTCGTAAACCGTTCGGCGCGCGCAAACAGATCGCCACGCTCTGTTTGGGTGCTGCCCTGGGCACAGTACTCGTCGGCTGTAACTCGAACGATGACGACAACAGCTCATCAACAACGACGTCGACAAGCACGTCGACAAAGACAACTTCTGCTCCATCGAGTACCCGCAGCAGTACTGCTAGTAAGTCGGTGAACCCGACTCTCGACGGTTCGGAGAACAACCAATCCAACCCCGACGTTGAAAGCTCAGACGCTGACTCGGAGGCAGAAGAAAACAACGCGGACACTGAGAATCAAGCTGCCGTTGATGTCCCCTCATGGGTGGTTGGTCGTTGGGAGGGACACCGACGACTCCTCGAAATAAATCCGGATGGCTCTGGAAAGTTAGTAGCCGATCCCCCCACAGGTGTGGGAGCTACTAAGGAAACTCTCCAACTCATAAATTCCTCCGGAGACGGTGGAAAAGGGACCATAACTGCGAAGGTGGTTAGTAGCCAGAATGCCAGCGGGGATACTACCGGAACTATTTACACTTTCGAAGTAGAAAACGGTATAGCGAGTGACCGAGGATCTGAACCCTTCTGCAACTCGAAACTGCCTGAATATAAGGCCGAGTACGGGACAATGCCCATGTGTGGTGCTTAACGACTGAAGACGGCACGGCATTTACTCATCCGCCCACGTACCGATAAGGCCCCGAGGCCGTTCGATCAAGCGCCCCTCCCCCTGCTCCCCATTTATGATCGGATTGTGACCTCGAAGAAGCCCCCGCGATGCAATAATTAACACAACATAGTATTCAACGTGCCATGGACATCACCCAGGCTAAACCGATAGCCGTGGCTATGTGGCTGTGTGGTGTCTTGTCCCATCTCCGCTAGGTCTTCCAAGGAGGACACAGATCCATGCCCACCGCCCATCGCCACGTATCAGGGTTCAAACGTTTTGCTGTCATCGGCGTCGTCGCTGCCGCTGGTTTCAGCCTGGCAGCATGTTCAGATGACAGGTCTTCGTCCACTGACTCCAGTTCTGTCTCATCGTCGAGTAGCTCGTCGTCATCATCGACGGCGACGTCGACAAGTGCCGAGCCAACGCCCGACGACCGGGCCGACAATCCGCAAAGACAGGAACCTCCTGTTGCGAATGAGGCGGGAGGCGACGCGGGCGGAGCAGCTGCTGCTACCGGCCAAGGGATCGGATGGGCTGTTGGCAGTTGGGTTGGGCATGGTCGAACCCTAAAGATTCAGCCGGATGGCACTGGCCAATTTATCGGTCGCGACGGGGCTGTCGCGAAGGATTTCGACGCAACAGTGACCGTGAATTCGGCGACAGGTGATCCGTCAAACGGCACCATCACTGCCACAGTGGAGCGCAGTGAACCTCAAGGAACCCGATACGACGACATGCTCAAGCCGGGGACGCCGATAACGTTCACCGTGAAGGACGGCGTTGCGACAGACTCAGTCATCCAGACGACAGTCTGCAACTACGGCTCGCCCGCGTACACGTCCACACACAGTGATCAAAGTGAATGCGGAGCGTAGGCGAACGTACTTCTGACGGCTGATGTGCGCGTTCAGTCGTGCGCTCAGCCCTCGTCCCGATCTCATTCTGCCCGACCTCATTGCACCCGGTCTCATTGTGATCGGATTGTGACCCTGGAACCCCCTCCACGATGTCATAATTGACGCGGGGCAGTACTGAACTCCAATGGCATCGCCGAAAAGCGGGCCAGATAACCCTGGCTATCACGCCTATGTGGTGCCCTATCCCATCACTGCTATTCCTACCAAGGGGGACACTTTTTCATGCACAATACTCATCGCCGTCGTTCAGGCTTCACGCGTTGTGCCACCATCGGCGTCATCGCTGCCGCGGGCTTTAGCCTGGCAGCATGTTCGAGCAACGGGTCTTCATCCGCTGACTCCAGCTCAGCAACATCGACGACGTCAACCAGCGCCGATCCCACTTCCGACGACAAAGCCGCAACTCCGAGCGAACAGGATTCCCAGGCCGCGGATAAGGCGGCCGCCGGACCCGCCGGATGGGCTGCCGGCGATTGGTCTGGACATGGCCGTAGCCTGAAGATTCAGCCTGATGGGACGGGGAAGTTCGTCGGTTACTACGGGGCGATGGGTAAGGATTACGACGCAACGGTCACGGTGGACTCGGTAAACGGCGACGCGTCCAACGGGACGATCATGACGACGGTGAAGAGCATCGAGCCCCAAGGCAATAAATACGATGACATGTTGAAGCCAGGGACGCCGATAACGTTCACCGTCGAGGACGGCGTGGCAACCGATTCAGTGATCAAGACGGCGGTCTGTGACTATGACTCGCCCGCATATAAGGCAACACACAGTGATCGGACTGAATGTGGAGCGTAGCCGCAGGTAAGTGTAGCGAACGTAAATAACGCGGGCCCAATCTTCCGTAATACTAGACCGTCAGTAAAGAATATAAAGAATAGGAGAATAATAATTCGCCGTTAATACTCGACGACTGATGTGTGGATATCCGGCGCTGTCCGGAGTGAGGAGACTGCACAATGCCCCGGTATGTCCCGACAGACTCGATGTCCCGCACGTCAACTCATGCTAGGCATGCGTCCCACACAGCAGACGTTGATAACGGGGCGAACCACCGGCACTCCGTGCAACAACCCCGTCGCAAATACCAGTCCAACTATGACTGGAAGAGTAAACCTCGGCCCCACGCCCATAGTCCACTTCAGAATATCCATGGCCCGACGGTCGCGGCCTGGGCGTTTTGCCTGGTAACAGTACTGTGGCGGAGTTTTATCAAGCCATTCAATACGCCGGACCGAGTGGACGACTTCTCTAACCTCCATAGAGCGTTAGTTAACTTCGTCCACGGGCAGCCGGTGTACATCGAAGATTTATCGACACGGGACCCTCATTACTTGTATTCTCCTGGCGCCACGGTTCTTCTTTCGCCCGTGGGGTTGATATCGAGTGATGTAGAAACATCCCGCTGGTGGTTTATTCTGGCAAACTCCGCCGCCATCATCGTCGGAATAGCTCTTCTTTTCCGTGTTGCGGAACACACATTAGGTGATTTTCTGTTTCCAGCAGCGGTGACGGCGGCATACTTCACTGAAAACGTTACGAATACTCTGACATTTTCCAACGTTAACGGGATCTGTTTTCTTCTTCTTACTGTCACCCTAAGTGGCCTTATTAAAGAAAAACAGTTCGCACAGGTCTTGCTATCGGATTCCTCGGTTTGATCAAACCATTTTTCTTTGTCCTACTCCTCCTTGTGGTCGTGCAACGAATGTGGAAGTCGCTCGGAATCGCAGCGGCGGTGCCCATAGTCTTTAATATTCTCGGCTATATCCTTGTTAAAGACGCTGACGTTTA of Corynebacterium kroppenstedtii DSM 44385 contains these proteins:
- the truA gene encoding tRNA pseudouridine(38-40) synthase TruA; the protein is MVRLRLDIAYDGTDFHGWARQNDVRSVQGDIEQAFQTVVRQPVQLVVAGRTDAGVHASGQVAHVDIPRGILNTRSIHNDPSTLVSRFARLLRPDVRIRGCSFAPDGFDARFSALRRHYVYRVTTNRAGALPTRARDTAVWDRPVNLDSMNNAAEVLVGLHDFAAFCRARPHATTIRDLQHFSWHEVSTAVEPDVYEARVTADAFCWNMVRSIVGASLAVGEGKRPDGFMEDMLAHDSRHPMVPVAPANGLTLTGVDYPADDELAARAEQTRGIRSLD